The Nitrogeniibacter aestuarii genome has a window encoding:
- a CDS encoding phosphoadenylyl-sulfate reductase, translating into MSAVSAIPIRQALNNPAIHPELTPELLARVAAKSEAVLKQLRDAVAEFGAEGAITFANSLGAEDMVVTDLILKHSLPIEIFSLDTGRLPVETYDLMGKVEQHYDTRLKVFFPDAAAVEAYVRNEGINAFYDSVELRKSCCAIRKIEPLKRALSGKKAWITGLRAAQSPTRTGLPTREFDAGNGLEKLNPLSDWSEAEVWAYIRSKDVPYSALHEQFYPSIGCAPCTRAVAVGEDIRAGRWWWEDPASKECGLHVKKS; encoded by the coding sequence ATGAGCGCCGTATCCGCCATCCCGATTCGTCAGGCCCTGAACAACCCGGCCATCCACCCGGAGCTGACGCCCGAACTGCTGGCGCGCGTGGCCGCCAAGAGTGAAGCCGTACTCAAGCAGCTGCGTGACGCCGTGGCCGAGTTCGGCGCCGAAGGCGCGATCACCTTTGCCAACAGCCTGGGCGCCGAGGACATGGTCGTGACCGACCTGATTCTCAAGCACTCGCTGCCGATCGAGATTTTCTCGCTCGACACCGGTCGCCTGCCGGTCGAGACCTACGACCTCATGGGCAAGGTGGAGCAACACTACGACACCCGACTGAAGGTGTTTTTCCCGGATGCGGCGGCGGTCGAAGCCTATGTGCGCAATGAAGGCATCAACGCCTTCTACGACTCGGTCGAGCTGCGCAAGAGCTGCTGCGCCATCCGCAAGATCGAACCGCTCAAGCGTGCCCTGTCCGGCAAGAAGGCCTGGATCACCGGCCTGCGCGCGGCCCAGTCGCCGACCCGCACCGGTCTGCCGACCCGCGAATTCGACGCCGGCAACGGCCTGGAAAAGCTCAACCCGCTGTCCGACTGGAGCGAGGCCGAAGTGTGGGCCTACATCCGCAGCAAGGACGTGCCCTACAGCGCCCTGCACGAGCAGTTCTACCCGAGCATCGGCTGCGCGCCCTGTACGCGTGCGGTTGCCGTCGGCGAAGACATCCGCGCCGGCCGCTGGTGGTGGGAAGACCCCGCCTCCAAGGAATGCGGCCTGCACGTGAAGAAAAGCTGA
- a CDS encoding nitrite/sulfite reductase, producing MYRYDDYDQQLVDERVKQYADQTRRYLAGELTEEEYLPLRLQNGLYVQKQAPMLRVAIPYGNLRSDQVRMFAHIARTYDKGYGHFSTRQNIQFNWPKIEDTPKILADLASVQMHAIQTSGNCIRNTTSDPFAGVAADELIDPRPWCELIRQWSTFHPEFAYLPRKFKMAVNGAKEDRAIIRCHDIGLEVRQNETGELGFRVFVGGGLGRTPMVGKEITDFIPWQHLLTYLEAILRVYNRFGRRDNKYKARIKILVQALGIDAFREQVEAEWVHLKDGPATLTQEEVDRVAACFVDPDYENLPAIDEGFIAKQAESVPFAKWVERNVRGHKRPGYASAVISLKKTGVPPGDITDAQLDLVADWADRYSFGEVRSTHEQNLVLADVKQSNLFALWEELRAHGLATPNFGLLTDMICCPGGDFCNLANAKSIPIAEAVQQRFDDLDYLHDIGELELNISGCMNACGHHHVGHIGILGVDKNGEEWYQITIGGRQGNEAGIGKVIGRSFAAADVPDVIEKLVATYIDNRHEGERFIDTVHRVGQDPFKARVYGEQQNERKVVNG from the coding sequence ATGTATCGCTACGACGATTACGATCAACAACTGGTCGACGAACGCGTCAAACAGTACGCGGACCAGACCCGGCGCTACCTCGCCGGCGAACTGACCGAGGAGGAATACCTCCCGCTGCGTCTGCAGAACGGCCTGTACGTGCAGAAGCAGGCGCCGATGCTGCGCGTCGCCATTCCCTACGGCAACCTGCGTTCAGATCAGGTGCGCATGTTCGCGCACATCGCACGTACCTACGACAAGGGCTACGGCCACTTCTCCACGCGTCAGAACATTCAGTTCAACTGGCCGAAGATCGAAGACACGCCGAAAATCCTGGCCGATCTGGCCAGCGTGCAGATGCACGCCATCCAGACCTCGGGCAACTGTATCCGCAACACCACCTCGGACCCGTTTGCCGGCGTCGCCGCCGACGAGCTGATCGATCCGCGCCCGTGGTGCGAGCTGATCCGCCAGTGGAGCACCTTCCACCCGGAATTCGCCTACCTGCCGCGCAAGTTCAAGATGGCCGTCAATGGGGCGAAGGAAGATCGCGCGATCATCCGCTGCCACGACATCGGTCTGGAAGTACGCCAGAACGAGACCGGCGAACTAGGCTTCCGCGTTTTCGTCGGTGGCGGTCTGGGTCGCACCCCGATGGTAGGCAAGGAAATCACCGATTTCATCCCCTGGCAGCACCTGCTCACCTATCTGGAGGCCATCCTGCGGGTCTACAACCGCTTTGGCCGTCGCGACAACAAGTACAAGGCGCGCATCAAGATTCTGGTGCAAGCGCTGGGGATCGACGCCTTCCGTGAGCAAGTCGAGGCCGAGTGGGTGCATCTCAAAGATGGCCCGGCCACGCTGACACAGGAAGAAGTCGATCGCGTCGCCGCCTGTTTTGTCGATCCGGACTACGAAAACCTGCCGGCCATCGACGAGGGCTTCATCGCCAAGCAGGCCGAGAGCGTTCCGTTCGCCAAGTGGGTCGAGCGCAACGTGCGCGGCCACAAGCGTCCGGGCTATGCCTCTGCGGTCATCTCGCTCAAGAAGACCGGCGTGCCGCCGGGTGACATCACCGACGCCCAGCTGGATCTGGTGGCCGACTGGGCCGACCGCTACAGCTTCGGTGAAGTGCGCTCCACCCACGAGCAGAACCTGGTGCTGGCGGATGTGAAGCAGTCCAATCTGTTCGCCCTCTGGGAAGAGCTGCGCGCCCATGGTCTGGCCACGCCGAACTTCGGCCTGCTCACCGACATGATCTGCTGTCCGGGCGGCGACTTCTGCAACCTCGCCAACGCCAAGTCCATCCCCATCGCCGAGGCCGTGCAACAACGCTTCGACGATCTGGACTACCTGCACGACATCGGCGAGCTGGAGCTCAACATCTCCGGCTGCATGAACGCCTGTGGCCACCACCACGTGGGCCATATCGGCATTCTCGGCGTCGATAAGAACGGCGAAGAGTGGTACCAGATCACCATCGGTGGCCGTCAGGGCAACGAGGCCGGCATCGGCAAGGTCATCGGCCGCTCGTTTGCCGCCGCCGACGTGCCCGACGTGATTGAAAAACTCGTCGCCACCTATATCGATAACCGCCACGAGGGCGAGCGCTTCATCGACACGGTGCACCGCGTCGGTCAGGACCCGTTCAAGGCTCGTGTGTATGGCGAACAGCAGAATGAAAGGAAGGTCGTCAATGGCTAA
- a CDS encoding DUF934 domain-containing protein has product MAKLIKTQAIVEDAWQVLTLTEDQNADSVEVAEGQWIVPLSVYLAQTALQSRRDVAVWLAGDDEPADVAPYLAQLPLVAVHFPKFADGRGYSIATLLRTRHGHTGELRAIGDVLRDQFDYLTRCGFDALQPAEGRYSDAQLEDALRNVKDFSEPYQTSVTVQSPLFRRQRRVAA; this is encoded by the coding sequence ATGGCTAAGCTGATCAAGACCCAGGCCATCGTCGAAGACGCATGGCAAGTGCTGACCCTGACCGAAGACCAGAACGCCGATAGCGTTGAAGTCGCCGAAGGTCAGTGGATCGTGCCCCTGTCGGTTTACCTGGCGCAAACCGCCCTGCAGTCGCGTCGCGACGTTGCCGTGTGGCTGGCCGGTGACGACGAACCCGCGGATGTGGCGCCCTATCTCGCCCAGCTGCCGCTGGTGGCCGTGCATTTCCCGAAATTCGCCGACGGCCGTGGCTACTCCATCGCCACCTTGCTGCGCACCCGCCACGGTCACACCGGCGAGCTGCGCGCCATTGGTGATGTGCTGCGCGACCAGTTCGACTACCTCACCCGCTGCGGCTTCGATGCCCTGCAGCCGGCCGAGGGCAGGTACAGCGACGCTCAGCTCGAAGACGCCCTGCGCAACGTGAAGGATTTCAGTGAGCCGTACCAGACGTCCGTCACGGTGCAGAGTCCTCTGTTCCGCCGCCAAAGGAGGGTTGCCGCATGA
- a CDS encoding sulfate adenylyltransferase subunit 1, which translates to MSALEHLPDTDNGLLRFLTCGSVDDGKSTLIGRLLFDSKTILADTMNAIEKTSAKRGLTAVDLSLLTDGLQAEREQGITIDVAYRYFTTGTRKYIIADAPGHEQYTRNMVTAASTANLAIILVDARKGMLTQTRRHSTLAKMVGIPHLVVAINKMDLVDYDQATFESIRNDYLAFAEKVGIKDVRFIPMSALNGDMVVERGDRMGWYEGPTMMQILESAPAAHTEKPEDFRFPVQYVCRPRDSANPELHDYRGFMGRVESGEIAVGDAVTTLPSGQSSRVKAIEIGGQRIDKAIHEQSVTLLFEDEIDTSRGDMIVKSAEAPAALKQIDADVCWLSETALSPARTYLLRHTTREVKAKVARIEYRLDVNTLDTGDAATLEMNDIARVSLKLAQPIFADPYQRNRATGAFIIIDESTNNTVGAGMIA; encoded by the coding sequence ATGTCCGCGCTGGAACACCTGCCCGACACCGACAACGGCCTGCTGCGCTTTCTGACCTGCGGCAGCGTCGATGACGGCAAGAGCACCCTCATCGGCCGTCTGCTGTTCGACAGCAAGACCATCCTGGCCGACACCATGAACGCCATCGAGAAGACCTCCGCCAAGCGGGGCCTGACCGCGGTGGACCTGTCCCTGCTCACAGACGGCCTGCAGGCCGAGCGCGAGCAGGGCATCACCATCGATGTGGCCTACCGCTACTTCACCACCGGCACGCGCAAGTACATCATTGCCGACGCCCCGGGTCACGAGCAGTACACCCGCAACATGGTGACCGCTGCCTCGACCGCCAACCTGGCCATCATCCTGGTGGATGCGCGTAAAGGCATGCTGACCCAGACCCGGCGCCACTCCACCCTGGCCAAGATGGTCGGCATCCCGCATCTGGTGGTCGCCATCAACAAGATGGATCTGGTCGACTACGATCAGGCCACCTTCGAGTCGATCCGCAACGACTACCTCGCCTTTGCTGAAAAGGTGGGCATCAAGGACGTGCGCTTCATCCCCATGTCGGCCCTCAACGGCGACATGGTGGTCGAACGTGGCGATCGCATGGGCTGGTATGAAGGCCCGACCATGATGCAGATCCTCGAATCCGCCCCGGCCGCCCACACCGAAAAGCCGGAGGACTTCCGCTTCCCGGTGCAATACGTGTGCCGTCCGCGCGACTCGGCCAACCCGGAGCTGCACGACTACCGCGGCTTCATGGGCCGGGTTGAATCCGGCGAGATCGCCGTGGGCGACGCCGTCACCACCCTGCCCTCGGGTCAAAGCAGCCGGGTCAAGGCCATCGAGATCGGCGGCCAGCGCATCGACAAGGCCATTCACGAACAGTCAGTCACCCTGCTGTTCGAAGACGAAATCGACACCTCGCGCGGCGACATGATCGTCAAGAGCGCCGAGGCGCCCGCCGCACTCAAGCAGATCGACGCCGACGTATGCTGGCTCTCCGAAACCGCCTTGAGCCCGGCACGCACCTACCTGCTGCGCCACACCACCCGCGAAGTGAAGGCAAAAGTTGCTCGGATCGAGTACCGCCTCGACGTGAACACGCTCGACACTGGCGACGCAGCCACGCTCGAAATGAATGACATCGCCCGCGTGAGCCTCAAGCTGGCGCAACCGATCTTTGCCGACCCGTACCAGCGCAACCGGGCCACCGGCGCCTTCATCATCATTGATGAATCCACCAACAACACGGTGGGTGCAGGCATGATCGCCTGA
- the cysD gene encoding sulfate adenylyltransferase subunit CysD has protein sequence MSTLTQQTLSHLDWLEAEAIHIMREVAGQCANPVLLFSGGKDSVCMLRIAEKAFRPGRFPFPLMHIDTGHNYPEVIAFRDKRAEELGERLIVRSLEDSMARGTIVLKHENESRNKHQSVTLLEAIEEFGFDCCIGGARRDEEKARAKERIMSFRDEFGQWDPKNQRPELWNLYNARTHQGENIRAFPISNWTELDVWQYIEREQLELPSIYFAHTRPVVRKGDLLMPVTDLTPAAPEDTVEDVMVRFRTVGDISCTAPVASDADSIEKILAETATTTITERGATRMDDQTSEASMEQRKKEGYF, from the coding sequence ATGTCGACCCTGACCCAACAGACCCTGTCCCACCTGGACTGGCTCGAGGCCGAGGCCATTCACATCATGCGTGAAGTGGCCGGCCAGTGCGCCAACCCGGTGCTGCTCTTTTCCGGCGGCAAGGATTCGGTGTGCATGCTGCGCATCGCCGAGAAAGCCTTCCGCCCGGGCCGTTTCCCGTTCCCGCTCATGCACATCGACACCGGGCACAACTACCCGGAGGTGATCGCCTTCCGCGACAAGCGTGCCGAGGAACTGGGCGAGCGCCTGATCGTGCGTTCGCTGGAAGACTCCATGGCCCGCGGCACCATCGTGCTCAAGCACGAGAACGAATCGCGCAACAAGCACCAGTCGGTGACCCTGCTCGAAGCCATCGAGGAATTCGGCTTCGACTGCTGCATCGGCGGCGCCCGTCGTGACGAGGAAAAGGCCCGCGCCAAAGAGCGGATCATGAGTTTCCGCGACGAGTTCGGCCAGTGGGACCCGAAGAACCAGCGCCCGGAACTGTGGAACCTCTACAACGCCCGCACCCATCAGGGCGAGAACATCCGCGCATTCCCGATCAGTAACTGGACCGAACTGGACGTGTGGCAGTACATCGAGCGCGAGCAACTGGAGCTGCCCTCGATCTATTTCGCCCACACCCGCCCGGTGGTACGCAAGGGCGACCTGCTCATGCCGGTCACCGACCTCACGCCGGCCGCGCCCGAAGACACGGTTGAGGACGTGATGGTGCGCTTCCGCACCGTGGGCGACATCAGCTGTACCGCCCCGGTCGCCTCCGACGCCGACTCCATCGAGAAGATTCTCGCCGAGACGGCCACCACCACCATCACCGAACGCGGCGCCACGCGCATGGACGACCAGACCTCTGAAGCGTCCATGGAGCAGCGCAAGAAGGAAGGCTACTTCTGA